DNA sequence from the Leuconostoc lactis genome:
GGAGATTCATGATGATCCAGCGCATGCCTTTGTTGACGGGGCGCAAGCACTGACCCCAGCCGAATTTAGCGCATTAGCAGACAAAGCGCGTCGGGTGCATGAGGTTGTGCAAGCTGATTTAGTGGCGCAATGATATTGCATGTGAGAAAGGAGAGACCATGACGACTGTAACTGTCAATGTTGGCCAACAGGCTTATGACGTTAAAATTGATGATAATAACCACACGCACATTGGCGACGAGATCGCAGCCGTTTGGACACCACGGCAAATCGCCTTAATCACCGATAGTCATGTTGGACCACTTTATTTAGCCGATACGACACGCCAACTCGAAGCAGCCGGCTTTCATGTTTTACCACTCGAAGTGCCGGCTGGCGAACAATCAAAATCACTCCAAGTTGCCGGTGATCTAATAAGCGCCCTGGCCGAGCATGGGTTTACCCGCAGTGACGGGGTGGTGGCGTTAGGTGGTGGCGTGATTGGTGATTTAGCCGGCGTGGTAGCGTCACTGTATATGCGCGGCATTGCCTACATTCAAATTGCAACCTCGCTGACAGCGCAAGTGGATTCATCAGTTGGCGGTAAAACTGCTGTCAATTTAGGCGCGACCAAAAATATTGCTGGCACTTTTTATCAACCTGACTTGGTCTTAGTTGATCAGACTTACTTAGCTACCTTGCCGGATCGTGATTTAGTGGAAGGCTATGCGGAAGTGGTGAAAACGGCTGCGTTAGCCGGATCCGAATTTTTTAACTTGACGGGTGATATTCGGAGTATCTCAGATATTCGCACCCATGCGCAAGCGTTATCAGCCCGCGCTATTGCTTACAAAGCAGCAGTAGTGATGTCGGATGAAAAAGAAGCCGGTCAACGGCAGTTCCTCAATTTTGGCCACACGTTAGGTCATGCGATTGAATTACTGGCACATGGGGATCTGCGGCATGGTGAAGCAGTGGCGATTGGTATGATGGCGTTGACTGAACGTATGGTGCGCGATGGCATTTCACCAGCTGATCTTGTCCCAGCATTACAATCTCGGTTAACGGCAGTTGGTCTGCCAATTACCTCTGATTTGTTAGGCACACCGGCCTTTTTTGACCGATTGGTCAATGATAAGAAAAATCACGCCGGGACTTTGAACCTGGTTGCGCTCGCTGAGGTTGGGCAACCCATTATTGTACCTAAAGCGTTATCCGCCATGCCGGAATTTATGGCATCAATTTGATTTGAAAGGAATTGCGCCTGTAGGCGCAACATATAATAAGACGATGAGATATACAACTGCTGGCGAAAGCCATGGCCCAGAAGAAATTGCTGTGATTGAAGGGATTCCTGCCGGCTTACATCTTACCCAAGAAGACATTAACGAACAACTTGCACGACGCCAACGCGGGTATGGTCGAGGTGAACGTCAAAAAATTGAAACAGACACAGTCACTTTTTTAACAGGGGTGCGGCATCAGTACACACTCGGCTCACCGATTACTCTTAATGTGCATAATGACGATCACAATAACTGGTCAAAAATTATGGCGCCTAACACGCCGGCTACACCGGAAAATACGCTCCGGAAAGTATTGCGACCACGACCAGGTCATGCTGATTTGGTGGGGGGAATCAAGTATCGTCACCATGATGATTTACGAAATGTCTTAGAACGGTCATCTGCCCGAGAAACGACGATGCGCGTGGCCGTCGGTGCCGTAGCCAAGAAATTATTGGCTGAAATTGGGGTTGATGTCCATGGTTTTGTGGTCAATGTTGGGCCAGCTAAATCCGATTTGAGTCAGTTAACCAAGTATCATGACTTACAAGCTTTGCGTGAAGTCACAGAAGGCTTTGAAACCCGCGCCCTTGACGCTGCAGCTGATGCGGCGATTCGTGACGTGATTGATAAAACGAAACGCGATGCTAACACGGTCGGCGGTCAGGTGCAAGTCATTGCAACTGGCATGCCAGTTGGTTTAGGGTCTTATGTGTCAGCTGATGAAAAATTGGACGGTAAAATTGCGCGGGCCATTGTGGGCATTAACGCGTTTAAAGGGGTCCAATTTGGCGGTGGTTTTGACAATGCTGAAAAATACGGCGACCAAGTGATGGACGAAATTTTTTGGGATGCGGAAAAGGGTTTCTATCGTGGCTCAGACAATTTAGGCGGCTTTGAAGGTGGGATGACAACTGGGGAAGCGATTGTGGTGCGTGGCGTGGTGAAGCCGATTCCAACACTTTATCGGCCAATGCAGTCGGTTGATATTGATACCCACCAAGATCACAAAGCGTCAATTGAACGTTCCGATACGACGGCGGTGACGGCAGCTGCGGTGATTGCCGAAGCGATGGTTGCCATTGAGTTGGCTAAGGCAGTTTTGGATAAGTTTGATGCCGACAATATTGACCGGATGAAAGAACAGGTCGCAGCCTACCGTGAAGAAGTTCGTCGTTTCTAACAAGATATTTTCAGATAACAGGAAAAAGGAGAGGCTATGATTCGATTAACGCCCGCCCCGACAACGGGCCTACACGGGCAACTAACTGTCCCTGGGGACAAATCTATTTCACACCGCGCCTTAATGTTTGGGGCCATTGCCCAAGGCATGACCGAAATTGAAAATTTCTTAGATTCTGATGATGTGTTACACACCATGCGCATCTTTCAGAACTTGGGGGTTCAGATCACACAAACCGGCACACATGTCCGCATTCAAGGACAAGGGCTTGAACATTTTCAGGCGCCCAAAGCGCCATTAGACATGGGCAATTCAGGGACCTCCACACGCTTGTTAATGGGATTGTTGAGTAAGCAGCCCTTTGACATGACAATTTTTGGGGATGGGTCATTAAGTCAGCGGCCGATGCAACGTGTGTTGGCACCGTTATCACAAATGGGGGCGCAAATTACGTTGACCAATGGTGATAAATTACCAGGTGTGATTCATGCGAATCAAGCGTTAACCGGTATCACCTATGAGATGCCAGTGGCGTCTGCGCAAGTTAAAAGCGCGATTATTTTAGCTGGGATGCAGGCAGCGGGACAGACGACCATTATTGAAAAGTTGCCTTCGCGTGACCATACTGAACGCATGCTGCGCCAATTTGGCGGTCAAATCCAGGCAGATCATGGCGTCATTACCTTGTCACAGCAGCCAACACTGATGGGCCAACATGTCGTAGTACCAGCTGATATTTCCAGTGCTGCCTTTTTCATTGTGGCTGCCTTGATTACCCCAAATTCTGAGATTACTTTGAAAAATGTGGGCATTAATCCAACGCGCGATGGGGTTTTGCGTCTGCTACGGCGGATGGGCGCTGACTTGACGCTGACGCATGTGAATGACGGCTATGAACCGACTGCAGATATTACAGTGCGCGCGCAACCGTTGCATGGGATACAAATCACTGCTGCAGATATTCCTAGCGCTGTAGACGAAATTCCGATTTTGGCCTTAGCTGCCACGCAAGCACAAGGGGATACTATCATTTCGGGTGCGGCTGAACTGCGGGTGAAAGAAACGGATCGCATTGCCACGGTGGTTGCTGAATTAACAAAGTTAGGTGCAGATATTGAGGCCTTACCGGATGGGATGATTATTCACGGTGGCACACCACTCCATAGCAGCAATGATTCCACGTTGTTAGAGACGCATGGGGATCATCGGATTGGCATGATGAATGCAGTGGCCGCTTTGATTGCTCATCAAGATGTTGTGATGACCGGTGAAGATGCGATGAGTGTCTCTTATCCTGGATTTTTGGCCGATTTGATGCAGGTGATGCGATGAACATTGTTGTGCAAGGGTTAGGAGAAATGGGGGCGTCACTGGCGGTTTGTTTGAATGCCCAACCGGCGCATCACGTGATTGGCGTTGATCAAGACCCAGATACGTTAACCGTAGCATTAGCTAAAGGAATTGTCGCCGAAACGGCATCACAATTAGCGCCAGCCGCTACGCAAGCTGACGTCATTATTTTAGCAACACCCGTGACAGGGATTATCCAAGCCTTAAAGACACTCGCGTCGCTGCCTTTGAAACCGGATGTCATCATCACAGATACTGGTTCGACAAAACGTGACATTATGGCCGTAGCAGCCACGCAACTCGCTCACGTGGCCTTTATTGGTGGTCATGCCATGGCGGGGACGCATTTAAGTGGGGTGACTGCCGCCAACCCACAGTTATACCAGCAAGCACCCTATTTTCTCATCCCAAATCAAAAAGGGCAGGCTACTTTATCGACATTGCAAACGTTGTTGGCGCCCTTACAGGCGAACTTTAAAACGATTGACACAACCACCCATGACCACTTGATGGCGATGATTAGTGATGTGCCACATATTGCGGCGTTTGCGTTGATGAATGCAGCGGTTAAGCAACTTGGGGATGTGGCCGATTTTGGGCAATATGTAGCCGGTGGCTTTAGAGATACCACGCGCATTGCAGCCAGCGATCCTAAGCTTTGGACAGACGTTTTAATGAGTAATCAAGCAGCGGTACTTGCCAGTACGCAACAATTGATGGCGGAACTGACTGCATTTAATCAGGCATTGTCCGCACAAGACACTGACCAATTGTTACGATTGATTCAATCTGCGCAAAAGGCACGACAACATTTATGAGGTAGCGACAATCATGTTGACATCACCAGAAACATTGCTATTGGTTGGATTTATGGGCGCCGGCAAAACGACGATTGGTCAGGAAATTGCCCGCCAACACCAAGCCAATTTTATCGATTGCGATTCAGAAATTGAACGCCGCGCTGGACAAACGATTCCAGAAATTTTTGCCAGTCAAGGTGAGGCGGGTTTTCGTGCGCTGGAAACCCAAGTCTTAGCAGATTTGCAGACGTTTAAAGGCGTCGTGGCGACTGGTGGTGGGGTGATTGAGCGGCCGGAAAATCGGGCGATATTGAAAGCCTCATCAGCCACGATTATTTATCTGCATGGGAACTTGGAAAGTACGATTAGTCGTTTGCTGAACGAAGGTCAACGGCCGTTATTGCAAGAAAAATCAACCGCAGCATTTTTTCAGCTATGGCAATTACGGGATCCGTTATATCGTAGTGTGGCACATGTCACAGTGGAAACGGTTGGTAAAACGCCTGAACGACTGGCAGCAGAAATTATCGCGTTATTTAGTACGCCGGAAGATGAATTAGATTTGTTACAATTACGCTCGGAAATTGATGCGCTTGACCGTCAAATTTTTCAAATGATTGAAAAACGGATGCAAGTTGTGGGTGCTGTGGCGCAGTACAAAGAAAAATGCGGCATGGCTACCGTACAAACAGCGCGCATGCAACAGATGCGTGATTTATTGAAATATGATTTTGCGCAATCGGCTGATATCTCAGATGACATGATTGATCAAATTATGACAATCCTGACAAATTCAGCGATTAATAAAGAAAATAAGCAGTTAAAGCGATGAAACTACACACGTTAGGGCCTGTCGGGACCGACTCAGAACAGGCAGCCAAAGCTTATATCACCGACCAGACGTTGGTTTTACATCAAGATTTTGAGGGTATTTTAATGCATTTAGACGATTATGTCGGTGATCAGATTCTTGTGCCAGCAGCGTTTAAATCGCATCAGTTGCCAGCGTTGAATTGGGCAAATTTTAACTACTTGGCTTGGGAAAAGGCAACCATTGTGGCCACGTTTGCTCGACCTTTGATGACACTTGTTGTGGTTGAAAATACCGCTTATGTACGCAATGTAGCTGTCATTCACGCCGCAACTGAGGGGTTATTGACCCAATATTTACGCGCTAATGGCTTAGATAACGCCTGGGGACCCTCGGTGATTTTTGCCCCCAGTAAGCCTGTCGCCATGTCAGCCTTTATAAATGACCAAAATCGGTTTACAATTATATCAGAAGCACAATTCTTAAAATTACCAGAAAGTGAAGATCCAAAGTACCAAGTGCGACAACGATTAAGTCCACAAATGGTCTGGGTTGTCTATCAAATCAAATGACATTACGAGAACAATTACACCTTCCTGAAAGTCCAACTGGTAAGCCGGTTATCGCTGTGCCATTAATGCTTGGACCAACTGATAAATTGACACCGTTTGCCCAGCAACTCCAAGTCCAAAAGCCAGACGTGGTGGAATGGCGCGCCGACTATATTGCGGATGATTTTAGCGAAGCGGTGATGTGGCAACAAGTGAAAGCGGGAGCGCAAGCAGCGTTAGCGCAAAAAGATGTGTCAGCAATGACTGAAGCTAAAATGTTAGCAGAAATCGACCAAGCCCAGCAGGAATTTAAGGCGAATTGGCCGATTATGAACCAACAAATCATTAAAGAATTGACGGGATCAGTGTTTGAGACGATTGGCGACTTTCCCATTATTTTGACGTATCGCACGCAAGCACAAGGTGGTCGGGGTGAAATGTCGCCACTTGAATATACGTTATTCATGGTTAATGCATTACAATCGGGCTATCATTTTGCCGCTGTTGATGTGGAATATACGTTAGCTGCTGAATTCCGTGACAAAATCATAGCGGTCGCGCGTGAAGCTGGTGTGCCAGTCATCATGTCGTATCATGACTTAAATGAGACGCCGGATGTGCCGCTTTATTTAGCTGATTTGGCAGCAACCGGTGCTGATATTGTGAAACTTGCGGTAACACCACATGATGAAGCGGATGTTGAGCGCTTGCTGCTGGCAACACAAGCCGCACAAATTGCGCAGCCGCTTATCACCATTAGTATGGGACTATTGGGGCAACGGTCACGGATTGAAGGGTATCAATATGGCTCAGAAATGACTTTTGCGGTCTTAGATGGCCAACCTGTGAGTGCACCAGGACAACTCACAATAAGTGAATTACGGGCAGCTTGGCAAGCTAAATAAAAAAATCGCGCAATAACTTGCGCGATTTTTTTATTTTTTATGAATGACTGCTTTTGATGCGGCTGAGCCCGAAATTGCAGGGATTGCAATGATCGCAATTTCGCCAACAATAATGGCCAAAACGGCAGCACCGACGAATGAATAAGTACCACCAGTCAGTTGAGACACAATGTAACCCAAAATTTCGCCAAATACAGCAGACCAAAAAGCAACAGTAATGAATTTCATACTTTTCACCTCTTTACAGAACTATCATACGCTTATTCCTGAAAAGCGCAACCTTTTTTCGCGATTTTCGTGTATAATTAAAGGGAACAAAGTTTCGTATCATGAAGCGAAATAATGCGGAGGGCTAATGTACGCACCGTTACAAATTTTAAGCGCCTATAGCTTACTAAAAAATCCTAATACGATTCCTCAAATTGTTGCAACAGCGAAAGCACGACACTATGAGGCGATTGCCCTAACTGATCTCAATGTGATGTATGGGGCAGTCGAATTTTACCGAACGGCTTTGGAAAATAATCTTAAGCCGTTATTTGGCGTAACTTTGGAAGTCAATGGATTAGTGAACACAGCGACAACGTTTCCCATGATTTTAATTGCGGAAACGCAAGTCGGTTATCAAAACTTGATGTGGTTATCATCAGCGAAAATGACGGCCAAAACGCCTGATTTAACGTTGGCGGCATTGTCAGACCATTTAGAAGGGATTAACGTGATTTTGCCAGGCGATAGTGAATTATCACAGTTCATTGCGTCGGCCTACGATGATGTGG
Encoded proteins:
- the aroB gene encoding 3-dehydroquinate synthase, whose translation is MTTVTVNVGQQAYDVKIDDNNHTHIGDEIAAVWTPRQIALITDSHVGPLYLADTTRQLEAAGFHVLPLEVPAGEQSKSLQVAGDLISALAEHGFTRSDGVVALGGGVIGDLAGVVASLYMRGIAYIQIATSLTAQVDSSVGGKTAVNLGATKNIAGTFYQPDLVLVDQTYLATLPDRDLVEGYAEVVKTAALAGSEFFNLTGDIRSISDIRTHAQALSARAIAYKAAVVMSDEKEAGQRQFLNFGHTLGHAIELLAHGDLRHGEAVAIGMMALTERMVRDGISPADLVPALQSRLTAVGLPITSDLLGTPAFFDRLVNDKKNHAGTLNLVALAEVGQPIIVPKALSAMPEFMASI
- the aroC gene encoding chorismate synthase, which codes for MRYTTAGESHGPEEIAVIEGIPAGLHLTQEDINEQLARRQRGYGRGERQKIETDTVTFLTGVRHQYTLGSPITLNVHNDDHNNWSKIMAPNTPATPENTLRKVLRPRPGHADLVGGIKYRHHDDLRNVLERSSARETTMRVAVGAVAKKLLAEIGVDVHGFVVNVGPAKSDLSQLTKYHDLQALREVTEGFETRALDAAADAAIRDVIDKTKRDANTVGGQVQVIATGMPVGLGSYVSADEKLDGKIARAIVGINAFKGVQFGGGFDNAEKYGDQVMDEIFWDAEKGFYRGSDNLGGFEGGMTTGEAIVVRGVVKPIPTLYRPMQSVDIDTHQDHKASIERSDTTAVTAAAVIAEAMVAIELAKAVLDKFDADNIDRMKEQVAAYREEVRRF
- the aroA gene encoding 3-phosphoshikimate 1-carboxyvinyltransferase — encoded protein: MIRLTPAPTTGLHGQLTVPGDKSISHRALMFGAIAQGMTEIENFLDSDDVLHTMRIFQNLGVQITQTGTHVRIQGQGLEHFQAPKAPLDMGNSGTSTRLLMGLLSKQPFDMTIFGDGSLSQRPMQRVLAPLSQMGAQITLTNGDKLPGVIHANQALTGITYEMPVASAQVKSAIILAGMQAAGQTTIIEKLPSRDHTERMLRQFGGQIQADHGVITLSQQPTLMGQHVVVPADISSAAFFIVAALITPNSEITLKNVGINPTRDGVLRLLRRMGADLTLTHVNDGYEPTADITVRAQPLHGIQITAADIPSAVDEIPILALAATQAQGDTIISGAAELRVKETDRIATVVAELTKLGADIEALPDGMIIHGGTPLHSSNDSTLLETHGDHRIGMMNAVAALIAHQDVVMTGEDAMSVSYPGFLADLMQVMR
- a CDS encoding prephenate dehydrogenase, yielding MNIVVQGLGEMGASLAVCLNAQPAHHVIGVDQDPDTLTVALAKGIVAETASQLAPAATQADVIILATPVTGIIQALKTLASLPLKPDVIITDTGSTKRDIMAVAATQLAHVAFIGGHAMAGTHLSGVTAANPQLYQQAPYFLIPNQKGQATLSTLQTLLAPLQANFKTIDTTTHDHLMAMISDVPHIAAFALMNAAVKQLGDVADFGQYVAGGFRDTTRIAASDPKLWTDVLMSNQAAVLASTQQLMAELTAFNQALSAQDTDQLLRLIQSAQKARQHL
- a CDS encoding shikimate kinase gives rise to the protein MLTSPETLLLVGFMGAGKTTIGQEIARQHQANFIDCDSEIERRAGQTIPEIFASQGEAGFRALETQVLADLQTFKGVVATGGGVIERPENRAILKASSATIIYLHGNLESTISRLLNEGQRPLLQEKSTAAFFQLWQLRDPLYRSVAHVTVETVGKTPERLAAEIIALFSTPEDELDLLQLRSEIDALDRQIFQMIEKRMQVVGAVAQYKEKCGMATVQTARMQQMRDLLKYDFAQSADISDDMIDQIMTILTNSAINKENKQLKR
- a CDS encoding type I 3-dehydroquinate dehydratase, which translates into the protein MTLREQLHLPESPTGKPVIAVPLMLGPTDKLTPFAQQLQVQKPDVVEWRADYIADDFSEAVMWQQVKAGAQAALAQKDVSAMTEAKMLAEIDQAQQEFKANWPIMNQQIIKELTGSVFETIGDFPIILTYRTQAQGGRGEMSPLEYTLFMVNALQSGYHFAAVDVEYTLAAEFRDKIIAVAREAGVPVIMSYHDLNETPDVPLYLADLAATGADIVKLAVTPHDEADVERLLLATQAAQIAQPLITISMGLLGQRSRIEGYQYGSEMTFAVLDGQPVSAPGQLTISELRAAWQAK
- a CDS encoding DUF2929 family protein, translated to MKFITVAFWSAVFGEILGYIVSQLTGGTYSFVGAAVLAIIVGEIAIIAIPAISGSAASKAVIHKK